In the genome of Halobacterium noricense, one region contains:
- a CDS encoding RNA-binding domain-containing protein, protein MSDDQGVLYSVDVELSAPVKPTEVADRVVETITGLFPTADVETHGDRVTAECHDVETFREQLFEQRILDTARKEFLRNQTDSGFSFDLKKQAAYVGKVNFSVGSPDELGDLHVEVTVNEPDVESFIAYLAPRTEDGKPVEADE, encoded by the coding sequence GTGAGCGACGACCAGGGTGTCCTCTACAGCGTGGACGTGGAACTGTCCGCGCCAGTCAAACCGACGGAAGTCGCGGACCGCGTCGTCGAGACGATTACCGGGCTGTTCCCAACAGCGGACGTCGAGACCCATGGTGATAGAGTTACTGCGGAGTGCCACGACGTCGAGACGTTCCGCGAGCAGCTGTTCGAACAGCGCATCCTCGACACCGCGCGCAAGGAGTTCCTGCGCAACCAGACGGACAGCGGCTTCAGCTTCGACCTGAAGAAGCAGGCGGCGTACGTCGGGAAGGTGAACTTCTCCGTCGGGAGCCCGGACGAACTCGGCGACCTCCACGTCGAGGTCACGGTGAACGAGCCCGACGTGGAGTCCTTTATCGCGTACCTCGCGCCGCGGACCGAGGACGGCAAACCCGTCGAAGCCGACGAGTAG
- a CDS encoding aminopeptidase produces MDDRIHRHAEIIVDRAIDLQPDENVVVSLPPDAEDLAVALYEEIGKVGANPVMLARGDRGIGTDRAARAYLREVDPDDLTEPEHLLSLFEHADAAVVGRPHENVSEQSDVSTEVGSAFAAAYRDVLNARLDTKWCLTHYPASADAQLAEMSTEAYEDFVYDAMLKDWDEVEAHQEQMVEILDPAEEVHIVSGDTTDVTMSVANMTTLNDCGTNNLPAGEVFTAPVPDSVEGEVLFDKPVYHQAREIQGAWLEFENGEVVDFSADQNEEVLEAILETDDGARRLGELGIGMNRDIDRFTYNMLFDEKMGDTVHMALGRAYPATVGEGVEQNDSAKHVDMIVDMSEDSYIEVDGEIVQRDGTFKFEDGFEG; encoded by the coding sequence ATGGACGACCGCATCCACCGGCACGCCGAAATCATCGTCGACCGCGCCATCGACCTCCAGCCCGACGAGAACGTCGTGGTGAGTCTGCCGCCGGACGCCGAGGACCTCGCCGTCGCCCTCTACGAGGAAATCGGGAAGGTCGGCGCCAACCCCGTGATGCTCGCGCGCGGCGACCGCGGTATCGGCACGGACCGCGCCGCCCGCGCGTACCTCCGCGAAGTCGACCCCGACGACCTCACCGAGCCCGAACACCTCCTGTCGTTGTTCGAGCACGCCGACGCCGCCGTCGTCGGCCGCCCCCACGAGAACGTCAGCGAGCAGAGCGACGTCAGCACGGAGGTCGGCTCCGCGTTCGCCGCCGCCTACCGCGACGTGCTGAACGCCCGCCTCGATACGAAGTGGTGTCTCACGCACTACCCCGCGTCCGCGGACGCCCAGCTCGCGGAGATGTCCACGGAGGCCTACGAGGACTTCGTCTACGACGCGATGCTCAAGGACTGGGACGAGGTCGAAGCCCACCAGGAGCAGATGGTCGAGATTCTCGACCCCGCCGAGGAGGTCCACATCGTCTCCGGCGACACGACCGACGTCACGATGAGCGTGGCGAACATGACGACGCTCAACGACTGCGGGACGAACAACCTCCCCGCGGGCGAGGTGTTCACCGCGCCCGTCCCCGACTCCGTGGAGGGCGAAGTCCTCTTCGACAAGCCGGTCTACCACCAGGCCCGCGAGATTCAGGGCGCGTGGCTCGAATTCGAGAACGGCGAAGTCGTCGACTTCAGCGCCGACCAGAACGAGGAGGTTCTGGAGGCCATCCTCGAAACGGACGACGGCGCGCGCCGCCTCGGCGAACTCGGCATCGGGATGAACCGCGACATCGACCGGTTCACGTACAACATGCTCTTCGACGAGAAGATGGGCGACACCGTCCACATGGCGCTCGGTCGCGCGTACCCCGCGACGGTCGGCGAAGGCGTCGAGCAGAACGACTCCGCGAAGCACGTCGACATGATTGTGGACATGAGCGAGGACTCGTACATCGAGGTCGACGGCGAAATCGTCCAGCGCGACGGGACGTTCAAATTCGAAGACGGGTTCGAAGGATAG
- a CDS encoding AAA family ATPase, which yields MRVIGTVGMPGSGKSEAAAVAEELGVPVVIMGDVIRQECRDRGLDPAEHHGRIAQKLREEGGPGAIAERSLPIIRDHLEDNDVVLVDGIRSGVEVEQFRDAFDGAFTLVEVYAPYDLRRERIEGRGRPGDVEGETLAAREERERGFGMDEAIEAADVRVENTGSLEEFHERVTELLTEEADDPPTETEAEAEVEET from the coding sequence ATGAGAGTTATCGGTACCGTGGGGATGCCGGGCAGCGGCAAGAGCGAGGCCGCTGCGGTCGCCGAGGAGCTCGGCGTGCCCGTCGTCATCATGGGCGACGTCATCCGGCAGGAGTGCCGGGACCGCGGCCTCGACCCGGCGGAACACCACGGACGCATCGCACAGAAACTCCGCGAGGAGGGCGGCCCGGGCGCTATCGCCGAGCGCTCGCTGCCCATCATCCGCGACCACCTCGAGGACAACGACGTGGTGCTCGTGGACGGTATCCGGTCGGGTGTGGAGGTCGAGCAGTTCCGGGACGCGTTCGACGGCGCGTTCACGCTCGTGGAAGTGTACGCGCCCTACGACCTGCGCCGCGAGCGCATCGAGGGTCGTGGCCGCCCCGGTGACGTCGAGGGCGAGACGCTCGCGGCGCGCGAGGAGCGCGAGCGCGGGTTCGGGATGGACGAAGCCATCGAGGCCGCCGACGTCCGTGTCGAGAACACGGGGAGCCTCGAGGAGTTCCACGAGCGCGTCACCGAACTCCTCACAGAGGAAGCCGACGACCCGCCGACTGAGACGGAGGCAGAAGCGGAGGTGGAGGAGACGTGA
- a CDS encoding magnesium transporter, with protein sequence MTEEWSVRGIVAATFPLLAVLTVVELWGGLVLDGSRAVLTQYPSLLTLVPGIIAVAGNLGSVLASRLSTAFHLGTLAFDPTDDALAGNAAATFALAGTLFPAVGAGAWLARFALGDVSLALGTVVFIAAASGLLLAVVAVAIATTATYAAFQLQLDPDDVVIPVVTTTCDVLGVVVFLLVVGAVV encoded by the coding sequence GTGACCGAGGAGTGGTCCGTCCGTGGCATCGTCGCGGCGACGTTTCCACTCCTAGCGGTGCTCACCGTCGTCGAACTCTGGGGCGGGCTGGTGCTGGACGGCAGCCGCGCCGTCCTCACGCAGTACCCGTCGCTTTTGACGCTCGTCCCCGGCATCATCGCCGTCGCCGGCAACCTCGGGAGCGTGCTCGCCAGCCGGCTGTCGACGGCGTTCCACCTCGGCACGCTCGCGTTCGACCCGACCGACGACGCGCTCGCGGGCAACGCCGCCGCGACGTTCGCGCTCGCCGGCACGCTGTTCCCCGCGGTCGGTGCGGGCGCGTGGCTCGCCCGGTTCGCCCTCGGGGACGTCTCGCTCGCGCTCGGGACGGTCGTCTTCATCGCGGCCGCGTCCGGCCTCCTGCTCGCGGTCGTCGCCGTCGCCATCGCGACCACCGCGACCTACGCCGCCTTCCAGCTCCAGCTCGACCCCGACGACGTCGTCATCCCGGTCGTCACGACGACCTGCGACGTGCTCGGCGTCGTCGTCTTTCTGCTGGTCGTGGGTGCCGTGGTGTAG